A window of Pedococcus aerophilus contains these coding sequences:
- the pafA gene encoding Pup--protein ligase has product MDRRIFGIENEYGITCTFEGQRRLTPDEVARYLFRKVVSWGRSSNVFLSNGSRLYLDVGSHPEYATPECDHVRQLVIHDKAGERIIEGLVADAQERLTEEGIEGEIYVFKNNTDSAGNSYGCHENFLVGRAGEFQQLSDVLIPFLVSRQITSGAGKVVTTSKGATYCVSQRADHIWEGVSSATTRSRPIINTRDEPHADAEKYRRLHVIVGDSNMSETTTMLKVGSADLVLRMIEAGLVVRDLTLENPIRAIREMSHDMTGRKTVRLSNGRELSALQIQSEYLERAQAYADREGLEDPIHKQVLDLWERTLTAVDTGNLSLVDTEIDWVIKHKLITGYMAKHDLPMEHPRIAQLDLAYHDVNRQRGVFYLLQKHGRAARLCTDPEVFEAKTVPPQTTRAKLRGDFIKAAQEHRRDFTVDWVHLKLNDQAQRTVLCKDPFAAVDARVERLIEGMRG; this is encoded by the coding sequence ATGGACCGCCGGATCTTCGGGATCGAGAACGAGTACGGCATCACGTGCACGTTCGAGGGGCAGCGCAGGCTGACGCCCGACGAGGTCGCGCGCTACCTCTTCCGCAAGGTCGTCTCGTGGGGCCGGTCCTCCAACGTCTTCCTCTCCAACGGGTCCCGGCTCTACCTCGACGTCGGTTCGCACCCGGAGTACGCCACCCCCGAGTGCGACCACGTCCGCCAGCTCGTCATCCACGACAAGGCGGGGGAGCGGATCATCGAGGGCCTGGTGGCCGACGCCCAGGAGCGCCTCACCGAGGAGGGCATCGAGGGCGAGATCTACGTCTTCAAGAACAACACCGACTCCGCGGGCAACTCCTACGGCTGCCACGAGAACTTCCTCGTCGGCCGGGCGGGGGAGTTCCAGCAGCTGTCGGACGTGCTGATCCCGTTCCTCGTCAGCCGCCAGATCACCAGCGGCGCGGGCAAGGTCGTGACGACGTCCAAGGGCGCGACGTACTGCGTGAGCCAGCGGGCCGACCACATCTGGGAGGGCGTCTCCTCCGCGACCACCCGCTCGCGCCCGATCATCAACACCCGCGACGAGCCGCACGCCGACGCCGAGAAGTACCGCCGCCTGCACGTCATCGTCGGCGACTCCAACATGAGCGAGACGACGACGATGCTCAAGGTCGGGTCGGCCGACCTCGTGCTGCGGATGATCGAGGCCGGGTTGGTGGTGCGCGACCTGACTCTGGAGAACCCCATCCGCGCCATCCGCGAGATGAGCCACGACATGACCGGCCGCAAGACCGTGCGGCTGTCCAACGGTCGCGAGCTGTCCGCGCTCCAGATCCAGTCCGAGTACCTCGAGCGGGCGCAGGCGTATGCCGACCGCGAGGGCCTCGAGGACCCGATCCACAAGCAGGTCCTCGACCTGTGGGAGCGCACCCTGACCGCGGTCGACACCGGCAACCTGTCGCTCGTCGACACCGAGATCGACTGGGTCATCAAGCACAAGCTCATCACCGGGTACATGGCCAAGCACGACCTGCCGATGGAGCACCCCCGCATCGCCCAGCTCGACCTCGCCTACCACGACGTCAACCGCCAGCGCGGGGTGTTCTACCTGCTGCAGAAGCACGGCCGGGCAGCACGGCTGTGCACCGACCCCGAGGTGTTCGAGGCCAAGACGGTGCCGCCGCAGACGACGCGCGCCAAGCTGCGCGGCGACTTCATCAAGGCCGCCCAGGAGCACCGCCGCGACTTCACCGTCGACTGGGTGCACCTCAAGCTCAACGACCAGGCCCAGCGCACCGTGCTGTGCAAGGACCCCTTCGCCGCGGTCGACGCGCGGGTCGAGCGGCTGATCGAGGGCATGCGCGGCTGA